In Actinoplanes octamycinicus, the genomic window CCCCTCAGTGGTGGAACTCGCCGCAGTTGACGTCCAGGCACTGCCCGGTGATCCCGCGGGCCAGCCCGGAGAGCAGGAACAGCACCGCGTCGGCCACCTCGTCCGGCTCGGGCAGCCGGCGCAGGTCGGTGCCGGCGGCGATCTCGTCGTAGATCTGCCGGGTCGGCACGCCGCGCTGGTTCGCCTGATAGTCGAACCACATCCGCAGGCTGTCCGCCCAGATCCAGCCGGGCGCCACCGAGTTCACCCGGACGCCGAGCGGGCCCAGCTCGCTGGCCAGGTTCTGGGCGACCGCGAGCAGTCCGGCCTTGGCCAGCTTGTACGGCCCGAACGGCCGCCGCGAGTGGCGCAGCACCGCCGAGTTGACCATCACGACCGCGCCACCGGACTCGACCAGGGCCGGGGTCAGCAGCCGGGTCAGCCGCAGCGCGGCGAACACGTTGACGTCGAAGCTGGCCCGCAGGTCGTCCAGGTCCACCTTGCCGAGGCTGCGCATCGGCGGCATCGCGAAGGCGTTGTTGACCAGCCCGTCGACCCGGCCGAACCGGTCGAGCGCGGTCCGCACCAGCGCGGCGCTGGAGTCCTCGTCGGTCAGGTCGGCCGGCACGACCAGGGCCCGGCGGCCGGCCGCGGTCACCTTCCCGGCCACCTCGGTCAGGTAGGACTCGGTACGGGCCGCGAGCACCACGTCGGCGCCCTGCTGAGCGGCCCGCACCGCGACCGCCCGGCCCAGGCCGGGACCGACCCCGGCGACCAGCACCACCTTGTCGGCGAGCACGGCTCAGCCCAGCATCCGGGCCGCGGTGGCGGCCTGCCGGGCGGCGATCCGCGCCCGCCACCCGGCCGGGTCGATCGGCTCGTGGTAGGGCAGCTGCTTGGGCAGGTCGTCGACGGCGACCAGGTCGACCCGCGGCCCGTCCGCCTCGGTCAGCGCGCGGGACAGCCGCTGCCAGCGCAGTTGCACGTAACCGCGGTCGTGGCCGGTGCGCTCGATCCAGTTCGCCACGCCGGGGTCGCGCTCGCTGATCACGTAGCGGATCATGCCGTCCGGATCGACCTTCGCCTGCGGGACGGTGAGGCTGGTCTGGTGGTTGACGTAGTCCAGCGAGACGTACCACATGCTGCCGAGCTGCAGGCCCTGGTAGGGCGCGCCGGCGACCGGGACGGTGACCACCATGGCATGGTCGTCGTCGAGCGCGTAGTGACCGGCCGACGAGTACTGCGTGGCCAGGCCGCCGGGGGTGAGCCGGGGCGGGGTGAGCGTGTTGACCGGCAGGTTCAGGTAGAAGCGTTCGGCGAAGGCCAGGAAGGTGCGGATCCGGCCGACGAGCATCTTGCCGGCCACGGCGTACCGTCGGGTCAGGGTCTCCTCGGTGAGTGGCGCGGGCCCGCAGCCGAACCGGTCGGCCCGATGGATGCGCAGCGTCCCGGGCTCCTCGCGGG contains:
- a CDS encoding SDR family oxidoreductase — translated: MLADKVVLVAGVGPGLGRAVAVRAAQQGADVVLAARTESYLTEVAGKVTAAGRRALVVPADLTDEDSSAALVRTALDRFGRVDGLVNNAFAMPPMRSLGKVDLDDLRASFDVNVFAALRLTRLLTPALVESGGAVVMVNSAVLRHSRRPFGPYKLAKAGLLAVAQNLASELGPLGVRVNSVAPGWIWADSLRMWFDYQANQRGVPTRQIYDEIAAGTDLRRLPEPDEVADAVLFLLSGLARGITGQCLDVNCGEFHH